In one window of Haemophilus parainfluenzae DNA:
- the artP gene encoding arginine ABC transporter ATP-binding protein ArtP has product MAISVKNLNFFYGSSQALFDINLDAQEGDTVVLLGPSGAGKSTLIRTLNLLEVPTSGELHIANNHFDLSQANNNPKAIRQLRQDVGMVFQQYNLWPHLTVIENLIEAPKKVLGISEEKAKKDALELLKRLRLEEHADRFPLHLSGGQQQRVAIARALMMKPQVLLFDEPTAALDPEITAQVVDIIKELQQTGITQVIVTHEVNVAQKVATKVVYMEQGKIIEMGCADCFDNPKTEQFKQYLSHSE; this is encoded by the coding sequence ATGGCGATTAGTGTTAAAAATTTGAATTTCTTTTATGGTTCATCACAGGCATTGTTTGATATCAATCTTGATGCACAAGAAGGCGATACCGTGGTGTTACTCGGACCAAGTGGGGCAGGGAAAAGTACGTTAATCCGTACATTAAATTTATTAGAAGTGCCAACCTCTGGTGAATTGCATATTGCGAATAACCATTTTGATTTATCTCAGGCGAATAATAATCCGAAAGCCATTCGTCAACTTCGTCAAGATGTGGGGATGGTATTCCAACAATATAATCTTTGGCCACATTTAACAGTGATTGAAAACCTAATTGAAGCGCCGAAAAAAGTGTTAGGCATTAGCGAGGAAAAAGCGAAAAAAGATGCATTAGAACTTTTAAAACGTTTACGTTTGGAAGAGCATGCCGATCGTTTCCCGCTTCACTTATCTGGCGGACAGCAACAACGTGTAGCCATTGCTCGGGCATTAATGATGAAACCACAAGTGTTGTTGTTTGATGAACCAACGGCAGCGTTAGATCCTGAGATTACAGCTCAAGTTGTTGATATCATTAAAGAACTTCAACAAACAGGCATTACTCAGGTGATTGTGACCCACGAAGTCAACGTGGCACAAAAAGTGGCGACAAAGGTCGTTTATATGGAACAAGGTAAGATTATTGAAATGGGCTGTGCAGATTGCTTTGATAATCCAAAAACCGAACAGTTTAAACAATATCTTTCACACTCAGAATGA
- a CDS encoding lysine/arginine/ornithine ABC transporter substrate-binding protein — protein MKKLLLSVMLMGSAFAANAQEITFAMEPSYPPFETTNEKGEIVGFDVDVANAICKEIQAICHFKSQAFDALIPGLKSKRFDASISAIDITDARAKQVAFSNAYYDSSASYVVLKGKADLASAKTVGVQNGTTFQQYTAAENKQYNAKAYASLQDAILDLKNGRIDIIFGDTAVLADMISKEAEIQFVGDKVTDKKYFGNGLGIAVNKSSKELLESLNKGLEALKTNGEYQKIYDKWMTK, from the coding sequence ATGAAAAAATTACTTTTAAGCGTAATGTTAATGGGCTCAGCTTTTGCTGCAAATGCACAAGAAATCACTTTCGCAATGGAGCCGAGCTATCCGCCATTTGAAACAACGAATGAAAAAGGCGAAATTGTCGGTTTTGATGTGGATGTTGCGAATGCAATTTGTAAGGAAATTCAAGCAATTTGTCACTTTAAAAGCCAAGCTTTTGATGCGTTAATTCCAGGCTTAAAATCTAAACGTTTTGATGCTTCAATTTCTGCTATTGATATTACTGATGCTCGTGCAAAACAAGTGGCTTTCTCCAATGCTTACTATGATAGTTCAGCAAGCTATGTAGTGTTAAAAGGTAAAGCGGATTTAGCTTCAGCAAAAACAGTTGGTGTTCAAAACGGCACAACGTTTCAACAATATACTGCAGCAGAAAACAAACAATATAATGCGAAAGCTTATGCAAGCCTCCAAGATGCGATTTTAGACTTAAAAAATGGCCGTATTGATATTATCTTCGGTGATACAGCGGTGTTAGCAGATATGATTTCAAAAGAAGCTGAAATTCAATTTGTAGGCGACAAAGTGACAGATAAAAAATATTTCGGTAATGGTTTAGGTATCGCAGTGAATAAATCAAGCAAAGAATTGCTTGAAAGTTTGAATAAAGGTTTAGAAGCGTTGAAAACAAACGGCGAATACCAAAAAATCTATGATAAATGGATGACTAAATAA
- the artQ gene encoding arginine ABC transporter permease ArtQ, with protein sequence MFYDYLTLIGHAALMTLGLAICSLIVGLLLSIVFTGLEANKYAFIAKPTVIIIALLRGLPEILVVLLIYFGSTQVVEMLTGEYIEFSAFGCGVFALSLIFASYASQTLRGAIQAIPKGQWESGAALGLSRAYTFINLIMPQVWRHALPGLSNQWLVLLKDTALVSLIGVDDLMRQAGYINTNTHEPFTWYGIAALIYLVITLISQAGIRKLELRFTRFERGVE encoded by the coding sequence ATGTTTTATGATTATCTTACATTAATTGGACACGCAGCCCTAATGACCTTAGGGCTTGCTATTTGCTCTCTGATTGTCGGTTTATTACTCAGTATTGTTTTTACAGGACTAGAGGCTAATAAATATGCATTTATTGCGAAACCAACCGTGATTATCATTGCTTTATTGCGTGGTTTACCGGAAATCTTAGTCGTATTACTAATTTATTTCGGGTCAACCCAAGTCGTGGAAATGCTAACGGGGGAGTATATTGAATTTAGCGCATTTGGTTGTGGTGTATTTGCATTGTCTTTGATTTTTGCCTCTTATGCTTCACAAACCTTACGCGGTGCGATTCAAGCCATTCCAAAAGGGCAGTGGGAATCAGGTGCTGCTTTAGGATTAAGCCGTGCTTATACCTTCATCAATTTAATTATGCCACAAGTATGGCGACATGCTTTACCGGGTTTAAGCAACCAATGGCTCGTGTTATTAAAAGATACCGCACTGGTGTCGTTAATTGGGGTAGATGATTTAATGCGTCAAGCAGGGTATATCAATACAAATACCCACGAGCCTTTTACTTGGTATGGCATTGCAGCATTAATTTATTTAGTGATTACGTTGATCAGCCAAGCGGGTATTCGCAAATTAGAATTACGTTTCACGCGATTTGAACGGGGAGTCGAATAA
- the artM gene encoding arginine ABC transporter permease ArtM, whose product MFQEYLAVIAQGIPTSLLLTVVALFIAFFLALGLTFLLSIGNKLVKSAVNLFLVLFTGTPLLVQFFLIYAGPGQFQWLVDSPLWGLFSNAWFCAALALALNSAAYSTQLFHGAVKAISKGQWESCAALGLSRLQTLKILIPYALKRALPSYTNEIILVFKGTALASTITIMDIMGYARQLYGTEYDALTIYGIAGGIYLIITGIATLLLRQLENKVLSFERIDTAKA is encoded by the coding sequence ATGTTTCAAGAGTATTTAGCAGTGATTGCTCAAGGCATTCCGACTAGCCTGCTGCTTACGGTCGTCGCATTGTTTATTGCCTTTTTTCTCGCATTGGGCTTAACCTTCTTGCTTTCTATTGGCAATAAATTGGTGAAAAGTGCGGTCAATTTGTTCCTTGTTTTATTTACAGGGACTCCGCTTTTAGTGCAGTTTTTCTTAATTTATGCAGGCCCAGGCCAATTCCAATGGTTGGTGGACAGCCCATTATGGGGATTATTTTCCAACGCATGGTTCTGTGCAGCATTAGCGTTGGCTTTGAATAGTGCCGCTTATTCAACCCAATTATTCCACGGAGCGGTAAAAGCAATCTCTAAAGGTCAATGGGAAAGCTGTGCGGCATTAGGATTAAGTCGTCTGCAGACTTTAAAAATCTTAATTCCTTATGCGTTAAAACGTGCGCTCCCGTCTTATACCAATGAAATTATCTTGGTATTTAAAGGTACAGCATTAGCTTCTACCATTACGATCATGGATATCATGGGATATGCTCGCCAACTTTACGGTACTGAATATGATGCGCTAACTATCTACGGTATTGCAGGCGGTATTTATCTCATCATTACCGGTATCGCCACTTTATTACTCCGTCAGTTAGAAAATAAAGTGTTGTCATTCGAACGTATTGATACCGCCAAGGCATAA
- a CDS encoding helix-turn-helix transcriptional regulator: protein MSESSSLKFHLELLRLIPKNYSISSLELREKLLALGIERDLRSIQRALNTLCEQFEIDCNTNDKPYSYRWKPDAKGLDMPILNEQQSLVLMLAKQYLAGILPANIMQSMEGFFKQADYNLAYEAHKKGASEWLNKVAIAPNNQPLLPAKIDPEIFKQISTALYQNRFLQVHYRSIHGKEHKAKVKPLALVQQGPSSYVVAEYEHGDILHLALHRLLEVNVSTMQFERPKFNLKAYVESQKFGFSSGRKIRLTFRIDKKTGGFLTETPLSTDQTVKDYGSEYEISATVIESAMLEWWIAHFGEDYQEIDRTYLDENA from the coding sequence ATGTCCGAATCATCTTCCCTAAAATTCCATCTCGAACTATTACGTTTAATTCCGAAAAACTATTCCATCAGCTCATTAGAACTGCGAGAGAAATTGCTTGCATTAGGTATTGAGCGGGATTTGCGCAGTATTCAGCGTGCATTGAATACGTTATGTGAGCAGTTTGAAATTGATTGCAATACCAATGATAAGCCCTATAGCTATCGTTGGAAGCCTGATGCAAAAGGCTTAGATATGCCAATTTTAAATGAACAACAGTCGTTGGTGTTAATGTTGGCGAAGCAATATTTAGCTGGTATTTTACCTGCCAATATTATGCAATCGATGGAGGGGTTCTTTAAACAAGCGGATTACAATCTTGCTTATGAAGCGCATAAAAAAGGGGCTTCAGAATGGCTCAATAAAGTGGCTATTGCACCAAATAACCAGCCATTATTGCCTGCAAAAATTGATCCTGAAATTTTTAAGCAAATTAGTACTGCACTTTATCAAAACCGCTTTTTGCAAGTGCATTATCGTAGTATTCATGGCAAAGAACATAAGGCTAAAGTTAAGCCACTTGCTCTTGTTCAGCAAGGCCCTAGCAGTTATGTGGTGGCAGAATATGAGCATGGTGATATCTTACATTTAGCTTTGCATCGATTACTTGAAGTGAATGTCAGCACAATGCAATTTGAACGCCCGAAATTTAATCTAAAAGCTTATGTTGAAAGCCAAAAATTTGGTTTTAGTTCGGGTAGAAAGATTCGTTTAACTTTCCGTATTGATAAAAAAACAGGTGGCTTTTTAACAGAAACACCATTGTCAACCGATCAAACAGTAAAAGATTATGGCTCTGAATATGAAATTTCCGCGACCGTGATTGAGAGCGCCATGCTAGAGTGGTGGATTGCCCATTTTGGTGAAGATTACCAAGAAATTGACCGCACTTATTTAGACGAAAATGCTTAA